A window of Thermus oshimai DSM 12092 genomic DNA:
GGGTCTTGGTCTAGCTTTTCTAGGGCATCCAAGATAAACTCCTTGCGGACAATGATTTCTTTAGACTTGGGAAGCCACGCGTGTCTCTTGCCCATGCTTTTCACCTTGCACCCTATGTAGAGCACAGTGCCCTCGTAGTGGACAGCCCTTGCAAACAGCTTTGCTTTTGCAGTAGGCCCACCCGACATCAAGAGCCCCTTGATGGAGGTGCCTTATTGCGCTAGGTGGTTCACCTTTAATCAGTTCTTTGACCGCTTCCTGTAAGAGTGCATCACTATACGGTTCCCTAGGACGCCTGTCTAAGTGTTTTCCCCAGAAGGCGCGCCACACAACGCGTTGTACAGTGCTGTCCGTCGGCAGGGTAGGTTCGTCAAACACATACAAGGCGACGGCATCACGTACATACTTTCCAACACCTTTTACAGACAAAAGGTCATCGGGCCGGAAGTCGTGTCCTGCCATGGCCAGCAACCGAGCAACCTCTTTCAACGTGTGTACTCGCGAGCGCAAGCCAGTCGGGGCCACGATCTGCCAAATGTCTTCGTCTCTAGCCTCCGCTAACGATGAAGGGTCAGGGTAGCGTTCTAAGACAAGAGGGAGTACTCGCCTTACAACTGGGCGCGTCGTCCGTTTTAGAAGCAGCTCTGCTAAGGTGACAGTATAGAGGTCTCTTTGCCTGCGCCAAAAGTAGTCGTCTTCGCCGCCTCTCCCCACCTTTTGTAGCGCTGTGCGCAGGTCTACGACACTTGCATGGGGCCGCATGCTTGCTTCAGCACTCACAGGCGACCTCTTCCTCCTCCACGACTTTGCGGGCGGGGCTGTACCTCGCTTCCTCGTTCTCCTGACCCTCCTGCCACAGGAGGGCTTCCCCTTGCCTGTACCACCTCCGAGTCCTGACGTGGGCCTTGAGGTACACCTTTCGGAGCCTGGGGTGGGCTCCACCGAGGGGCCGAAGGCCCTCCCTGTAGACCAAGTCCAGGGCCTCGGCGATGGCCTCTCCGGCCACCTGTCCTAGCCGCACGGGCACGGCGTTGCCCACCTGCCTGTACTGCTCCACGGGCCTCCCGGCGAACTCCCACTCGTCCGGGAACTCCTGGATGCGCGCGTACTCCCGTAGGGTGAGGGCCCGGGTGTGCTCTGGGTGGCAGAGGGCCGTGCTGGCGTGGTTGGGGAGGGTGACAAGGGTGGGCGAGGGCAGGTCGTAGGAGAGCCGTCTCCACCACCCCGCCCGACCACCCTTGGCGTGAAAGGCCTTACCCATGGACTCCTTGGCCACCTCTGGAGGCAGCGACCGCCAGTTCCCACCGGGTGGCACAAGCTCCAGGTACTTCTTCTTGCGCGGGCTGAAGTCCAACAACACGGGGTCAGTCTCTTGGAGGCCTGCCAGGGCGTCCCGAAGGGTGCGCCAGGGCCTGACGCTGGGAGGGAACAGGGGGTTCTCCCTGGCCAGCTCCTCGTACTCCCACGGGGAGACGTGGGTGGGGGGCGGGAGGTCCACCCTCACGTTGAAGCGGTTGCCGATGAACAAGACCCGCTCTCTCAGCTGAGGTGCCCCGTAGTTGACGGCGTTCACCTCGAAGATGTCCAGCCTGTATTCCTCGTCTATGTCCTGTAAGAAGAGCCGTAGCACCGACCCCGGCTCCTCGTCGGGCTCCAGGGGCGGCCCCCCGTTCTCGGGACGCTCCTTTATGGGCCTGTGCCGTATGGCGGCGGACATGAGCCCCCGGACGTTCTCCATGAGGAAGAACTTCGGGCGCAGGGCGTTGACGAAGCGGAGGAACTCCCAGATCAAAGACCCTCTGGTGTCTTGGATGGAGCCCCTCTTCCCCGCCGAACTGAACGTCTGGCAAGGAGGCCCCCCCGCCAGGAGGTCCACCTCGCCCGGGGCCAGGCCCAGGTCCGCCAGGACGGCGTAGGGGTCGAGCTTGCGGATGTCCTCTTGGTACACACGCAGCTTAGGTGAGGCGAGGAGGCCCTTGCGGTGGTTGATGCGGATGGTCTCGCAGGCCGCCGGGTCCACCTCCACCACCGCCAGGGTGGCGAACCTGCCCGTCCTCTCCAGCCCGAGGTCCAGGCCCATGGCGCCTGAGAAGAGGGACACGACCGTAAACTTCTCTGGTCCTACCGCAGGAGCGACCATGTTGGGAT
This region includes:
- a CDS encoding DNA cytosine methyltransferase, with protein sequence MVAPAVGPEKFTVVSLFSGAMGLDLGLERTGRFATLAVVEVDPAACETIRINHRKGLLASPKLRVYQEDIRKLDPYAVLADLGLAPGEVDLLAGGPPCQTFSSAGKRGSIQDTRGSLIWEFLRFVNALRPKFFLMENVRGLMSAAIRHRPIKERPENGGPPLEPDEEPGSVLRLFLQDIDEEYRLDIFEVNAVNYGAPQLRERVLFIGNRFNVRVDLPPPTHVSPWEYEELARENPLFPPSVRPWRTLRDALAGLQETDPVLLDFSPRKKKYLELVPPGGNWRSLPPEVAKESMGKAFHAKGGRAGWWRRLSYDLPSPTLVTLPNHASTALCHPEHTRALTLREYARIQEFPDEWEFAGRPVEQYRQVGNAVPVRLGQVAGEAIAEALDLVYREGLRPLGGAHPRLRKVYLKAHVRTRRWYRQGEALLWQEGQENEEARYSPARKVVEEEEVACEC